TATCTCACGAATTTCTTCCATTGTGGCGAACTTCTGTCGTACAAGCACCCATGCAAATCCCGCCAACTGTTCTCCTTCAGAAAAGCCCGCTTCGCTCATTCTCGCAAAAGTACGCAGTGCAACAACGATATACGGAATATTGGTTCCCGGAATATAATACCCCTCCAATCTTTTTGTCGCCAATATCGTCAAAAGAGAGATTGCTTCATCATATGTATCGCATCGATATATAGGATGCCCATGAGATGCCAAAGAAGACTCGTTTACAGCCTTATCGTGCAACACACCGTCTGATTTCTCTAAAAGAGAAAACAACTCGGGATAAGAGACGCTTAATTTTTCTTTTACAGGTGATAAGAACATCCTATTCGCCTCCTTTATTTCTTCACAGCTCAATCTTCTTACTTTCTATAGTATATACAACTTTAGGGAAAGATAGGTCGAATCGTATGCGACAAACCATTTTTATTTTTTCTTACTATTTACGAATATATTCTTTATTAAGAAAATAGCGACAGAGGTCATACTCTGTCGCTATTTTCGATTCACTACCATATAATTTTCGGTATACATCTTTAGAATATTAATAATTTATTGGTCAGTCCTGCCAAATCACATTCGTTTTTTTCTTCGTATTAACGATCAGTTGGAACACATCAGGTCTGCTGTAATGACCCATAACATCAAAATCAAACTGTCCTTGTGCCACTTGTCCGAGATCAAGATCAGCATAGATGATTGTTTCTTTGCCAATAACAGGTTCAACGACAAATGCTCCGAGCGGATTCACGACACAACTGCCGCCACGGCACATTTCTTCAGGCAAGTCTTTGAATTCATCACTCGACGCAATATCTTCAGGATAATCGGACTTGGACGAATATTGATTACAACCGATAACGAAGCAACGCCCTTCGATCGCGATATGGCGCATCGTAGCGAACCACGTATCACGACTGTCTGCCGTCGGTGCTACGTATATCTGAACACCTTGCGCATACATCGCCGCACGTGCAAGCGGCATATAGTTTTCCCAGCAAATAAGGGAACCTATACGACCAAACGGTGTTTCGATAACTTTGAGCGTACTGCCATCACCTTCGCCCCAGATCAAGCGTTCCGAAGCAGTCGGTTTGAGTTTACGATGTTTGCCAAGCAGTTTACCGTCAGGACCGAAATAAAGCGCCGTACAGAACACTGTTCCTTCACTCGTATCTTGGTCTTTTTCGATAACGCCGATCACACAATATACTCCAGCTTCTTTTACTGCCGCACCGAGCGCATCAGTATCGGCACTCGGTACTTGAATAGCATTGTCCCAATAACGCTGATAAGCTTTACGTCCTTCCAAAGAACGACTGCCCACAACTGCACCGAACCCCATACCACGCGGATAACAAGGAATAAACGCCTCAGGGAATACAACAAGCTGTGCGCCGTTTTGACCTGCTTCAATGAGCAATTTTGATGCTTTTTCGATGCAGCCTTGCTTATCCATGATGACCGAACCCGCTTGCACAACCGCTACTTTCACTTGATCCATCGTTCTCATTTACAACACCCTTTCACCTTGTATTTCAATAATATTTCTTTTCTAAACCATTTGCCATTATCAGACTATTCTGTTGATTTTATTTTATATTGTCAAAGTAAATTCGTAAAGATAATTTTTTCATGAATACATAAAACATAAAAGACCCCACTTCATAAAAGTGGGGTCTTACGCTTATTCTGCATCTGTAAGGAGTACTTTACGCGAGAGATTGACGCGGCCTTGACGGTCGATCTCGATAACTTTTACTTTCACAACATCGCCGATCGCTACGACGTCTTCTACTTTTTCTACGCGTTCTTTAGCAAGCTGAGAAATATGCACAAGGCCTTCTTTGCCCGGCAATACTTCTACGAATGCACCGAAGTTCATGATGCGCGTTACTTTACCTTCATACGTTTCGCCGACTTCGACTTCACGAACGAGGTCTTCGATCATCTTAACAGCTTTTTTACCTGCTTCCATATCGACAGCAGCGATGAACGTTTTACCATCATCTTCGATGTCGATTTTTACGCCGGTTTCTTCAATAATTTTTTTGATGATTTTGCCGCCTGGTCCAATGACATCGCGGATTTTGTCCGGATGAATCTGGAGCGTAATGATGCGCGGTGCATACGGCGACAATTCTTCTCTCGGCTGGTCGATCGCTTCGAGCATTTTGCCGAGGATATGCATTCTGCCGCGACGAGCTTGTGCAAGTGCGTCAGTAAGGATTTCTTTCGTAAGACCTTCGATCTTGATGTCCATCTGAATTGCCGTTACGCCTTCTGTCGTACCTGCAACTTTGAAGTCCATATCACCGAGAGCATCTTCCATGCCCTGAATGTCTGTGAGGATCGTGTAGTTGTCCCCTTCTTTAACGAGGCCCATAGCAACACCCGATACCGGGCGTTTGATCGGCACGCCTGCGCTCATGAGCGACATCGTGCTGCCGCATACGCTGGCCATCGAACTGGAGCCGTTCGATTCCAAGATTTCCGATACAAGGCGGATCGTGTACGGGAATACATCTTCCGACGGGATCATCGGAACGAGTGCACGTTCTGCAAGTGCGCCATGACCGATCTCACGACGACCCGGACCGCGGGACGGTCTTGTTTCGCCGACGGAGAATGCAGGGAAATTATAGTGGTGCATATAACGTTTCGATTCTTCCGTGCCAAGTCCGTCAAGGATCTGTTCATCACCGATCGCACCAAGCGTCGTGATCGTGAGAGCCTGCGTCTGACCACGCGTGAAGAGTGCCGAACCATGCGTACGAGCGAGCAAGTCTACTTCGCACGTGATCGGGCGAACTTCTTCGATGCCACGACCATCAGGACGAATTTTTTCGTCTGTGATCATATGACGAACGATATTTTTAAGCGTTTTGTGCATGATATAGCTGAGTTTTTTGCCTTCTTCCGGATAGATTTCGGCAAAGTGTTCCATTGCTTCCGCTTTGACTGCATCAACAGCAGCATCGCGGCTGTGCTTGTCCGCATTGCGAACAGCTTCATTGAGCTTGTCCGAGATATATTCTTTGACAGCCTGTTCCATGTCTTCCGGTACCGAGAAAAGTGCGATTTCACGTTTCGGCTTACCTGCAACGGCTACCATGTCGTTCACGAATGCAACGATTCGTTTGATTTCTTCATGTCCGAACAAAATTGCTTCCAAGATAACATCTTCCGGAAGTTCATTTGCACCTGCTTCTACCATGGAAATCGCATCTGCCGTACCTGCTACTGCAAGGTTGAGATCGCTTTGTTCCATCTGTTCAACTGTCGGGTTGATGATGAACTGACCATTGACGCGACCAACGCGAACACCACCGATCGGACCGTTAAACGGAATATCCGACAACGAGAGTGCTGCAGAAGCACCGATCATAGCTGCGATCTCAGGTGCATTATCCTGTTCTACCGAGAGTACCGTAGCAACGATCTGTACGTCATTGCGGAAACCTTCTGCGAAGAGCGGACGGATCGGACGGTCAAGAAGACGACTGAAGAGGATAGCCGATTCACTCGGACGACCTTCACGTTTGATAAAACCACCCGGAATCTTACCAACCGAGTATAATTTTTCTTCATAATCAACTGTGAGCGGGAAGAAGTCGATTCCTTCACGCGGTTCTGCCGATGCCGTAGCTGTTACCAATACAGCCGTGTCACCATAGCGAGCCAAAACAGCGCCGCTTGCCTGTTTTGCCATTTTTCCTGTTTCGATGGTAAGGGTTCTGCCACCCAATTCCATTTCAAAAATATGCATACCTATGCATTCCTCCTACTATTCTTTACTATTAACATAGATTGATTCGACATTTTTCT
The sequence above is drawn from the Selenomonadales bacterium genome and encodes:
- a CDS encoding polyribonucleotide nucleotidyltransferase — translated: MHIFEMELGGRTLTIETGKMAKQASGAVLARYGDTAVLVTATASAEPREGIDFFPLTVDYEEKLYSVGKIPGGFIKREGRPSESAILFSRLLDRPIRPLFAEGFRNDVQIVATVLSVEQDNAPEIAAMIGASAALSLSDIPFNGPIGGVRVGRVNGQFIINPTVEQMEQSDLNLAVAGTADAISMVEAGANELPEDVILEAILFGHEEIKRIVAFVNDMVAVAGKPKREIALFSVPEDMEQAVKEYISDKLNEAVRNADKHSRDAAVDAVKAEAMEHFAEIYPEEGKKLSYIMHKTLKNIVRHMITDEKIRPDGRGIEEVRPITCEVDLLARTHGSALFTRGQTQALTITTLGAIGDEQILDGLGTEESKRYMHHYNFPAFSVGETRPSRGPGRREIGHGALAERALVPMIPSEDVFPYTIRLVSEILESNGSSSMASVCGSTMSLMSAGVPIKRPVSGVAMGLVKEGDNYTILTDIQGMEDALGDMDFKVAGTTEGVTAIQMDIKIEGLTKEILTDALAQARRGRMHILGKMLEAIDQPREELSPYAPRIITLQIHPDKIRDVIGPGGKIIKKIIEETGVKIDIEDDGKTFIAAVDMEAGKKAVKMIEDLVREVEVGETYEGKVTRIMNFGAFVEVLPGKEGLVHISQLAKERVEKVEDVVAIGDVVKVKVIEIDRQGRVNLSRKVLLTDAE
- a CDS encoding carbon-nitrogen hydrolase family protein, producing the protein MRTMDQVKVAVVQAGSVIMDKQGCIEKASKLLIEAGQNGAQLVVFPEAFIPCYPRGMGFGAVVGSRSLEGRKAYQRYWDNAIQVPSADTDALGAAVKEAGVYCVIGVIEKDQDTSEGTVFCTALYFGPDGKLLGKHRKLKPTASERLIWGEGDGSTLKVIETPFGRIGSLICWENYMPLARAAMYAQGVQIYVAPTADSRDTWFATMRHIAIEGRCFVIGCNQYSSKSDYPEDIASSDEFKDLPEEMCRGGSCVVNPLGAFVVEPVIGKETIIYADLDLGQVAQGQFDFDVMGHYSRPDVFQLIVNTKKKTNVIWQD